In a genomic window of Methanosarcina horonobensis HB-1 = JCM 15518:
- a CDS encoding ABC transporter permease, whose protein sequence is MERLKKAGTVIVSLTLLVLLWEIVILTGRYESSLLPSPFKVLEGIAELINDGTLATHFQVSLLRFLTGYLTASVTGIFLGLTLGYYGKMWAFIDPVVQVLRPVSPIAWFPFIVLWFGIGDLPAVVIIFIAAFYPVLLSTISGVKKVDPIYLKVAQNFGIKQPDLLSKIIFPAAFPMITNGLYMALGSAWVFLVAGEMVGAQSGLGYLIIDARNSIRSDLVLAGIICIGVTGFLLDKTIRLLENRVQKQWGMSPERVS, encoded by the coding sequence ATGGAAAGACTAAAAAAGGCAGGTACCGTCATTGTAAGCCTCACTTTGCTGGTTTTACTCTGGGAAATTGTGATTCTTACCGGAAGGTATGAATCATCCCTCCTTCCTTCCCCCTTTAAGGTTCTGGAAGGCATAGCTGAACTGATCAACGATGGAACCCTCGCTACTCATTTCCAGGTCAGCCTGTTAAGGTTCCTGACCGGGTATTTGACGGCATCAGTTACAGGGATTTTCCTGGGTCTGACTCTTGGATATTACGGAAAAATGTGGGCTTTTATCGATCCTGTGGTGCAGGTGTTAAGACCTGTTTCGCCAATTGCATGGTTCCCGTTTATAGTTCTCTGGTTTGGCATTGGGGATTTGCCCGCTGTCGTGATCATTTTTATAGCGGCTTTTTATCCGGTTCTCCTATCAACCATTTCCGGAGTTAAAAAAGTAGATCCGATATACCTTAAAGTAGCTCAGAATTTCGGTATCAAACAACCAGATTTGTTGTCAAAAATTATCTTTCCGGCAGCTTTTCCAATGATTACAAATGGTCTGTATATGGCATTGGGGTCAGCCTGGGTATTTCTGGTTGCCGGAGAAATGGTTGGAGCTCAATCAGGACTGGGATACTTGATAATTGATGCAAGAAATTCAATTCGGTCAGACCTTGTACTTGCCGGGATTATCTGCATAGGAGTGACAGGGTTTTTACTGGATAAAACGATCAGGCTTCTGGAAAACCGGGTGCAAAAGCAATGGGGAATGTCCCCAGAAAGGGTGAGTTGA
- a CDS encoding ABC transporter ATP-binding protein yields the protein MFISVEGVSKTYELKDKSNSVALEKVDLSIEEGKFICLLGPSGCGKTTLLNMIAGFDKPSTGVIKINGGDVNQPSIDRIAIFQNFGLLPWRTVIKNVELGLESKGFDEKKRREIAEEYLELVGLSNYKKHHPNQLSGGMQQRIAIARALAVDPEILFMDEPFGALDAMTKMTMQDEIERIWQEKKKTIIFVTHDIEEAVFLADKIVVMTAGPGKVKKIIDVPLVRKRDRTSPDFLAIRDKVFTEL from the coding sequence ATGTTTATTTCTGTTGAAGGAGTATCAAAAACATACGAGCTAAAGGACAAAAGTAACTCCGTAGCTCTGGAAAAAGTCGATTTATCAATTGAAGAAGGGAAATTCATCTGCCTGCTTGGTCCGAGTGGATGTGGAAAAACAACGCTCTTGAATATGATAGCAGGTTTTGATAAACCTTCTACTGGAGTTATTAAGATTAACGGAGGTGATGTTAACCAGCCTTCAATTGATAGAATTGCTATATTTCAGAATTTTGGACTGCTGCCCTGGAGAACAGTAATCAAAAACGTAGAGTTGGGGCTGGAATCAAAAGGATTCGATGAGAAGAAGCGTCGTGAGATAGCTGAAGAATATCTCGAACTGGTAGGATTGTCGAATTACAAAAAACATCACCCTAACCAGCTTTCAGGTGGTATGCAGCAGAGAATTGCTATCGCAAGGGCTCTCGCGGTTGACCCGGAAATTCTTTTTATGGATGAGCCCTTCGGCGCCCTGGATGCAATGACAAAAATGACCATGCAGGATGAAATCGAAAGAATCTGGCAGGAGAAGAAAAAAACAATCATATTTGTTACACATGATATTGAAGAAGCAGTATTTTTAGCGGATAAAATTGTTGTTATGACAGCTGGTCCCGGAAAAGTGAAAAAAATCATTGATGTGCCGTTAGTCAGGAAAAGGGACAGAACCAGTCCTGATTTCCTGGCTATACGCGATAAGGTGTTTACGGAATTATGA
- the cooS gene encoding anaerobic carbon-monoxide dehydrogenase catalytic subunit — protein sequence MKLPEIYHHDDHSHKDDHDHHNHSHDGGDFTDYTEAVSEYKKSFPTKAEVLEHTPDPAVKKMLLQMEKVGCETPFDRFDQQKPHCNFGMAGICCRNCNNGPCRITRKSPRGVCGANADLIVARNLLRWVAAGVAAHGARGREIMLALKASAEGSLRLPIAGEEKLRKSAVQLGIDIEGKTTDAVALKVAAALLEDLSRAVPEKHKTLSAFATPERIEVWKDLDILPVGAYHEVFEALHRTTTGTDGDWKNVMQQFLRCGLAFAWTSALGSSIAMDSLFGLPERSTVRVNVGALKEGYVNIAIHGHSPLLVSEIIKQGRSEEFVCLAKENGAEGIQFYGICCSGLSAMYRYGGVIPLSNAIGAELILGTGALDLWVADVQDVFPTIIDVAKCFKTTVVTTSDSAKLPGAEHYGYDHIHSNLKETENLAKKIIRRAIESFAARRDVPVFIPDYEVNAEIGFSLEYAVSRFGSIDVIADALKEGKVAGVVNLVGCSNTRVVYEKAVADVATKLIENNILVLTNGCASFPLMKLGFCNQEALDRTGRELRGFLEPDLPPVWHMGECIDNARASALFRALSDASGKDIKDMPFALASPEWSNEKGLGAALGFRLLGVNSYHCVHPPVQGSENVMKYLYEDTGETLGSVMVVELDPSKLADRIVSDIQEKRKALGWK from the coding sequence ATGAAGTTACCTGAGATTTACCATCATGATGATCATTCTCATAAAGATGATCACGATCATCACAACCATAGTCATGACGGGGGAGACTTCACTGATTATACGGAAGCCGTGTCTGAATACAAAAAAAGTTTTCCGACGAAGGCAGAAGTGTTAGAGCATACACCTGATCCAGCGGTTAAAAAGATGTTATTGCAGATGGAGAAGGTCGGCTGTGAAACTCCTTTTGATCGTTTTGATCAGCAGAAGCCACATTGTAACTTCGGTATGGCGGGGATATGCTGCCGCAATTGTAATAACGGACCGTGCAGGATCACCAGAAAAAGCCCTAGAGGGGTATGTGGAGCGAACGCAGACCTCATTGTCGCAAGAAACCTGTTAAGATGGGTTGCTGCAGGCGTGGCTGCCCATGGTGCCAGAGGGCGAGAAATTATGCTTGCCTTAAAAGCTTCCGCAGAGGGTAGCCTGAGACTACCGATTGCAGGCGAGGAGAAATTAAGAAAATCCGCTGTTCAGTTAGGCATCGATATTGAAGGAAAAACAACAGACGCAGTCGCTTTGAAGGTTGCCGCCGCTCTCCTTGAGGATTTATCCAGAGCAGTGCCCGAAAAACATAAAACATTAAGTGCTTTTGCAACGCCGGAGCGAATAGAGGTATGGAAAGATCTGGATATTCTCCCGGTTGGCGCTTATCACGAAGTGTTTGAAGCTCTCCATCGGACAACCACGGGGACCGATGGGGATTGGAAGAACGTTATGCAGCAGTTCCTGCGATGCGGTCTCGCCTTTGCCTGGACCAGCGCCCTTGGATCTTCAATTGCCATGGACAGTCTTTTCGGCCTGCCTGAGAGAAGCACGGTCAGGGTGAATGTCGGAGCTCTAAAGGAAGGATATGTGAATATCGCAATTCACGGTCACTCCCCTCTTCTTGTAAGCGAGATTATAAAGCAGGGGAGAAGTGAGGAGTTTGTATGTCTTGCAAAAGAAAATGGTGCTGAAGGAATTCAGTTTTACGGCATATGCTGTTCTGGGCTCTCTGCAATGTACCGCTATGGCGGGGTAATACCGTTATCAAATGCAATTGGAGCAGAGCTTATACTCGGGACCGGTGCGCTTGACCTCTGGGTGGCCGATGTTCAGGACGTCTTCCCGACAATCATTGATGTGGCAAAATGCTTTAAAACAACGGTAGTTACGACCAGTGATTCGGCAAAGCTGCCAGGGGCAGAACATTACGGCTATGACCATATTCATTCAAACCTGAAAGAAACGGAAAATTTGGCGAAAAAAATAATCCGAAGGGCAATTGAAAGTTTCGCAGCAAGAAGGGATGTCCCGGTTTTCATTCCCGATTACGAGGTTAACGCAGAAATAGGCTTTTCACTGGAGTACGCTGTAAGCCGTTTTGGAAGTATAGATGTTATCGCAGATGCATTGAAAGAAGGCAAGGTCGCCGGTGTGGTAAATCTGGTAGGATGCAGTAATACAAGAGTTGTTTATGAAAAAGCAGTTGCTGATGTAGCCACCAAATTAATCGAAAATAACATTCTGGTTCTCACCAACGGCTGTGCCTCATTCCCCTTAATGAAACTGGGTTTCTGCAACCAGGAGGCTCTTGACAGAACCGGAAGAGAGTTGAGAGGATTTTTAGAGCCTGACCTTCCTCCGGTATGGCATATGGGAGAGTGCATTGACAATGCCAGAGCGTCTGCGTTATTCAGGGCTTTATCTGACGCTTCAGGTAAAGATATCAAAGACATGCCGTTTGCACTTGCAAGCCCGGAGTGGTCAAACGAAAAAGGTCTGGGTGCTGCCCTTGGTTTCAGATTACTGGGCGTAAATTCATACCACTGTGTGCATCCTCCTGTACAGGGCTCGGAAAACGTCATGAAATACCTGTATGAAGATACCGGAGAGACCCTGGGCTCAGTAATGGTAGTGGAGTTAGATCCTTCGAAGCTCGCCGACAGGATAGTATCGGATATTCAGGAGAAAAGAAAAGCTCTCGGATGGAAGTAA
- a CDS encoding heavy-metal-associated domain-containing protein, whose amino-acid sequence MKRKGAVSLAQEIIRIEGMECNHCVIKVGRAIASVKGVTEVDVNLETKEAVVEFEETRTDLEQIRAAVREAGYEPL is encoded by the coding sequence ATTAAGAGAAAGGGGGCAGTTTCTCTGGCACAGGAAATCATAAGAATTGAAGGCATGGAATGCAATCATTGTGTAATTAAAGTGGGGAGAGCTATTGCTTCCGTAAAGGGCGTAACTGAGGTTGATGTAAATCTGGAAACAAAAGAAGCAGTTGTGGAATTCGAGGAGACCAGAACCGACCTTGAACAAATTAGAGCTGCTGTTCGGGAGGCAGGGTACGAGCCTTTATAA
- a CDS encoding ABC transporter substrate-binding protein produces MKKAIVAVVSAVIIASLLFSLVGWGNDKEENSAQNEIKTVKIGYLPITHALPLFVENDLPANDSRNFKVELVKFGSWTELSDAVNSGQVDGASMLIELAMKSKEQGIDLKTVALGHRDGNVVVVSKDINEVADLKGKTFAIPHRLSTHNVLLYKMLKENDLTVNDLNIVELPPPEMPAALSEGRISGYVVAEPFGAVAVASGNGKVLFESRDLWSGSVCCGLVLRNDFIENNPTVAAEFVKEYVRAGERAESKDPEVLDAASRYMKVEPEVLDLSLQWISYNNLKLEEKDYNELSQYLVEMEQMKNPPKYSEFVDNSFIETVK; encoded by the coding sequence ATGAAAAAAGCAATTGTTGCAGTTGTGTCGGCTGTCATAATAGCGTCCTTGTTGTTCAGCCTGGTCGGTTGGGGCAATGATAAAGAAGAAAACTCTGCACAAAATGAAATCAAGACTGTGAAGATCGGTTATCTTCCAATCACCCATGCCCTTCCATTATTTGTTGAAAATGATCTTCCAGCAAATGATTCCAGGAACTTCAAAGTGGAACTGGTAAAGTTTGGTTCCTGGACTGAGCTCAGTGATGCGGTAAATAGCGGGCAGGTTGACGGTGCTTCTATGTTGATTGAACTTGCTATGAAATCAAAGGAGCAGGGAATCGATCTGAAAACCGTTGCCCTGGGACATAGAGACGGTAATGTGGTGGTCGTATCTAAGGATATCAATGAGGTTGCTGATTTGAAAGGAAAAACTTTTGCAATTCCTCACAGGCTTTCAACTCACAACGTTCTTCTATACAAGATGCTGAAGGAAAATGACCTTACAGTCAATGATCTGAATATTGTAGAGCTCCCACCACCGGAAATGCCAGCTGCTCTTTCCGAAGGAAGAATTTCAGGCTACGTAGTTGCAGAGCCTTTTGGAGCAGTAGCGGTAGCAAGCGGCAACGGGAAGGTATTGTTCGAATCCCGGGATTTATGGAGTGGTTCCGTGTGCTGTGGTCTTGTACTTAGAAACGATTTCATTGAAAACAACCCCACAGTTGCAGCGGAATTTGTAAAGGAATACGTCAGAGCGGGTGAAAGAGCCGAGTCCAAAGACCCCGAAGTTCTGGATGCTGCGAGCAGGTATATGAAAGTCGAACCTGAAGTACTCGACCTATCACTCCAGTGGATTTCCTACAATAACCTGAAGCTGGAAGAGAAGGATTACAATGAACTATCCCAGTATCTTGTGGAAATGGAGCAAATGAAAAATCCTCCCAAATACTCGGAATTTGTGGATAATTCATTTATTGAAACGGTAAAGTGA
- a CDS encoding nucleoside recognition domain-containing protein — translation MLLAPMLLTILTQSAEYLLKTGPSIVLGVVLAEFLVSFGWFYKFDFLVKPVTNYAHLKKECGVSFLTAFASTSSANASLKSMYDGGIIKEDELIIASVLNSFPAIVMHWRTLLPVLVPLLGTTGIIYVGLITLVGFVKTLIVIIAGHFLLEEKDVHFEDFEKKDSPTLKTAFKESLGTSKKTVVRIFKVMVPVTILVFALTDLGVFDSFGSYLKPISEYLPVPVEGLPVIAALFASHLAAYTLSANLMEQGILNGIEVIIVLLIGNIVTSLGTLRIYIPHYVGIFGPKIGMKTILISQTLRIFVMVGITGFILVVF, via the coding sequence ATGTTACTCGCACCCATGTTGCTTACTATCCTCACACAATCGGCCGAGTATCTTTTAAAAACAGGTCCTTCAATAGTCCTGGGAGTTGTCCTTGCCGAATTTCTTGTAAGCTTCGGCTGGTTCTACAAATTTGATTTTCTGGTAAAACCGGTCACAAACTACGCCCATCTCAAAAAAGAATGTGGAGTAAGTTTCCTTACGGCTTTTGCATCCACCTCCTCGGCTAATGCTTCACTTAAAAGTATGTATGACGGAGGAATCATAAAGGAAGATGAACTGATCATAGCCTCGGTTTTGAACTCCTTTCCTGCAATTGTCATGCACTGGAGAACCCTGCTTCCGGTACTTGTACCCCTGCTCGGGACAACAGGGATAATCTATGTCGGACTGATAACGCTCGTAGGTTTTGTAAAAACTCTAATCGTAATTATTGCCGGACATTTCCTGCTTGAAGAAAAAGATGTACATTTTGAAGACTTTGAAAAGAAAGATTCTCCTACATTGAAGACGGCTTTTAAAGAAAGCCTGGGGACTTCGAAGAAAACCGTAGTCAGGATTTTCAAAGTGATGGTGCCGGTAACAATCCTCGTTTTTGCTCTGACAGACCTGGGAGTCTTTGATTCCTTTGGCTCGTATCTCAAACCCATCTCGGAATACCTACCCGTACCTGTGGAAGGACTCCCTGTAATTGCAGCCCTTTTTGCAAGTCATCTTGCAGCCTATACCCTTTCGGCAAACCTTATGGAACAGGGAATCTTAAACGGCATTGAAGTAATAATCGTCCTCCTAATAGGCAATATAGTAACAAGCCTCGGGACGCTGAGAATTTATATTCCGCATTATGTAGGGATCTTCGGTCCCAAAATAGGGATGAAAACCATTCTGATTTCCCAGACCCTAAGAATATTTGTTATGGTTGGAATCACAGGATTCATTTTAGTAGTTTTTTAA
- a CDS encoding sulfite exporter TauE/SafE family protein: MIAYEEIIFVALLTLLASLIGTLAGFGISTIMVPVLLTVLPLPQTLLFVGIIHWFNDIWKMLLFRKGIRWKLFLAFGLPGIFTSFIGSSLSLRISQEILSRALGVFLLVYVLFITFNRTFKLSQRLSVAVSGGALTGFFAGIFGIGGEINAVALSAFNLEKAIYIATAGAISFMIDSTRIATYIGGGIRLNPAILSGFFVFIPMSLIGAMIGRKGVEKIPQEKFRNFVAVFIFLFGMKLVLFP, encoded by the coding sequence ATGATTGCATATGAGGAAATTATTTTTGTAGCTCTCCTCACACTGCTGGCAAGCCTGATCGGGACTCTGGCCGGATTCGGAATATCCACAATTATGGTGCCTGTTCTCCTGACAGTCCTTCCTCTGCCTCAGACCCTGCTTTTTGTAGGCATAATTCACTGGTTTAATGATATCTGGAAAATGCTCTTATTCCGGAAAGGCATAAGATGGAAACTCTTTCTTGCCTTTGGACTTCCCGGTATCTTCACGAGTTTCATTGGATCATCTTTGTCCCTGAGAATTTCCCAGGAGATTCTCTCAAGAGCTTTAGGAGTATTTCTTCTGGTCTATGTTCTTTTTATCACCTTCAACCGAACCTTTAAACTTAGCCAGCGGTTATCAGTAGCAGTATCCGGTGGAGCCCTGACAGGATTTTTTGCAGGCATTTTCGGCATAGGAGGGGAAATAAATGCAGTAGCCCTGAGTGCTTTCAATCTGGAGAAAGCCATCTATATTGCAACCGCAGGTGCCATATCATTTATGATCGATTCTACAAGGATAGCAACCTATATAGGAGGCGGCATAAGGCTGAACCCTGCCATTTTATCAGGCTTTTTTGTCTTCATACCCATGTCTTTAATCGGGGCAATGATCGGAAGAAAGGGAGTTGAAAAAATACCTCAGGAAAAATTCAGGAACTTTGTTGCAGTTTTCATATTCTTATTCGGGATGAAACTGGTGCTGTTTCCATAG
- a CDS encoding class I SAM-dependent methyltransferase — protein sequence MSVVSKYNRISRIYDLIEAPIEIFLYGRWREEALSNLKGRVLEVGVGTGRNLEHYPAAAHVIGIDNSEGMLEKAREKAGGMQNLTLLLMDAEHMEFPDNTFDYVITTFVLCSVPDPVKALKEMRRVLKPSGELIALEHMRSSNRLIAWFEDLINPLMYFLIGDETTRDTLENIKKAGFTIIEEKNLAFKDVFRKIRAKP from the coding sequence ATGTCCGTAGTCTCAAAATATAACCGAATCTCTAGGATCTATGACTTGATAGAGGCGCCGATAGAGATTTTCTTATACGGAAGGTGGAGGGAAGAAGCGCTTTCAAACCTCAAAGGCAGAGTCCTGGAAGTAGGAGTGGGAACCGGAAGGAATCTGGAACACTATCCTGCGGCCGCTCACGTGATTGGAATCGATAACAGTGAAGGGATGCTTGAAAAAGCTCGAGAAAAAGCCGGAGGCATGCAAAACCTCACTCTTCTCCTTATGGATGCCGAACATATGGAGTTTCCGGATAATACCTTTGATTATGTTATCACAACCTTTGTCCTCTGTTCGGTTCCTGATCCGGTGAAGGCTTTAAAAGAAATGAGGCGAGTCCTCAAGCCTTCAGGGGAGCTGATTGCCCTTGAACATATGCGCAGCAGCAACCGCCTTATTGCGTGGTTTGAAGATTTGATCAACCCGCTTATGTATTTCCTTATAGGGGATGAAACGACCCGGGATACATTGGAGAATATCAAAAAGGCTGGGTTTACTATCATAGAAGAAAAAAATCTGGCTTTTAAGGATGTTTTCAGGAAGATTAGGGCAAAACCGTAA
- a CDS encoding acyl-CoA dehydratase activase: MISVGIDSGSATTKAVLVIDGRIAANNIRPTGFDFLSAAKNGYEDALTNAGIDKKDVNGIYATGYGRNSIKFADKAVSEITAHTMGVYHLYPAVNGIIDIGGQDSKIISVSDGKVTDFLMNDKCAAGTGKFLEYTAKALEVPIEELGSLALVSKEPASITSMCTVFAESEVISLRARGFKKEDIAAGLIESIARRVAVMVRQVGLKQNVAFVGGVAKNAGIKVFLEKELNISLYVPPEPQITGALGAALYGVSKKVK; encoded by the coding sequence ATGATCTCAGTGGGAATAGATTCGGGTTCTGCCACTACAAAAGCTGTCCTGGTAATTGACGGCAGGATCGCCGCTAATAATATACGTCCAACAGGGTTCGATTTTTTATCAGCCGCAAAAAATGGGTACGAAGACGCACTCACCAATGCCGGAATCGACAAAAAAGATGTAAACGGCATATACGCAACCGGATATGGTAGAAACAGCATAAAGTTTGCCGATAAAGCAGTAAGCGAGATCACAGCCCATACAATGGGCGTCTATCACCTCTATCCGGCTGTCAACGGGATTATTGACATCGGAGGCCAGGACAGTAAGATTATCTCGGTAAGTGACGGTAAGGTAACTGATTTTCTAATGAACGACAAATGTGCGGCTGGAACGGGTAAATTCCTTGAATATACCGCAAAGGCGCTTGAAGTACCGATAGAGGAACTGGGTAGCCTGGCTCTTGTTTCAAAAGAACCTGCCAGCATTACAAGCATGTGTACCGTATTTGCCGAATCTGAGGTTATATCTCTCAGGGCAAGAGGATTTAAAAAAGAGGATATAGCGGCAGGGCTCATTGAAAGCATCGCCAGAAGGGTTGCGGTTATGGTCCGGCAGGTAGGATTAAAACAAAACGTGGCTTTTGTAGGTGGTGTTGCAAAAAATGCGGGCATTAAGGTGTTTCTGGAAAAAGAACTGAATATTTCGCTCTACGTACCTCCTGAGCCACAAATTACAGGAGCGCTTGGAGCTGCACTGTACGGCGTTAGTAAAAAAGTTAAGTAA
- a CDS encoding ABC1 kinase family protein produces the protein MLEKTKRYLEVTRVLLKYNLIPELYRDLRTDYISNTDCTCDFDLENRQTAVKLRQAFEELGPTFIKMGQTMSKRPDLVPQPYVIEMSNLQDKVKPVPFEEMAESLDLACVCEYQIPEERNRKKSEEQLKAARERKARAFIKIFDSFDPDPIACGSIAQVYKGVLEGKPVAVKILRPNLIDIINIDLSILDDFKPVVKRVLGIGKNFDIDAFLLEIREMLTREVDLRIEAVNMRRFEDNFKNVKNVAVPKIYPDFCSANVLTMEFIQGTQIKDIIDMQVPQSKKSEYTRTITKSYLKQVYIDGFYHADPHGGNMLVEENDTIAFIDFGAVGSIDDELKKNMLEFYYAINNRDVEEATQSFLKIGGADARDVDVRRLRKDMDELIANQNYGLEGRQSDNYAKLGLKYDIRLPGEFSTLQRAILLIEGVCLELDPRYNIKSIAIPVLMDAYKKLNATKGPALHIEFSAEPVNEKAELRAAIRELVDKMEDMGDRFLEGKQKESKRSVFSTEFFLVVLLVVSTFILLNGGALSWVGLIGFGGSILITLIALLRRD, from the coding sequence ATGCTGGAGAAAACAAAGCGCTATCTTGAGGTTACAAGAGTTCTTTTGAAGTACAATCTTATTCCCGAACTCTACCGGGATCTGCGCACCGATTATATTTCAAATACCGATTGTACCTGTGATTTTGACCTTGAAAACAGGCAGACAGCAGTAAAACTCAGGCAAGCTTTTGAAGAGCTCGGACCCACTTTTATCAAGATGGGTCAAACTATGAGCAAGCGGCCTGACCTTGTGCCCCAGCCATATGTCATTGAAATGTCGAATTTGCAGGATAAGGTTAAGCCTGTGCCTTTTGAAGAGATGGCTGAATCTCTTGATCTTGCATGCGTGTGTGAGTATCAGATACCTGAGGAAAGAAACAGGAAAAAAAGTGAAGAGCAGCTGAAAGCTGCAAGGGAAAGAAAAGCCAGAGCCTTTATTAAGATTTTCGACAGCTTTGACCCTGATCCGATTGCATGCGGGTCTATTGCTCAGGTCTATAAAGGCGTCCTTGAAGGCAAGCCCGTAGCTGTCAAGATTCTCCGTCCGAACCTGATTGACATTATAAATATTGACCTTTCGATTCTTGACGACTTCAAGCCTGTAGTGAAAAGGGTCCTGGGAATAGGAAAGAACTTTGACATTGACGCTTTTTTGCTGGAAATCCGGGAAATGCTTACACGGGAAGTTGACCTCAGGATTGAAGCTGTTAATATGAGACGTTTTGAAGATAATTTTAAGAATGTGAAAAATGTTGCTGTACCTAAAATTTATCCGGATTTCTGTTCGGCAAATGTCCTTACAATGGAATTTATTCAGGGAACCCAGATTAAAGACATAATTGACATGCAGGTGCCTCAAAGCAAAAAGTCCGAATATACTCGCACGATTACCAAGAGTTACCTGAAGCAGGTTTATATTGACGGCTTTTACCATGCAGATCCCCACGGCGGCAATATGCTGGTTGAGGAGAACGACACCATTGCTTTCATCGATTTCGGGGCTGTTGGCAGTATAGATGACGAGCTCAAAAAGAACATGCTTGAATTTTATTACGCCATCAATAACAGGGATGTAGAAGAGGCAACACAGAGCTTCCTGAAAATAGGAGGTGCGGACGCAAGAGATGTGGATGTCCGCAGGCTCAGAAAGGACATGGATGAATTGATTGCAAACCAGAACTACGGGCTTGAAGGCCGCCAGAGCGACAATTATGCAAAGCTGGGCCTGAAATACGATATCCGACTCCCCGGCGAATTCTCAACTCTTCAGAGGGCAATCCTGCTTATAGAAGGAGTCTGCCTCGAACTTGACCCGAGGTACAATATTAAAAGCATTGCAATCCCTGTCCTTATGGATGCCTACAAGAAACTCAATGCCACAAAAGGACCTGCTCTGCACATCGAATTCTCCGCCGAGCCAGTGAATGAAAAAGCCGAACTGAGGGCCGCGATCAGGGAGCTTGTCGACAAAATGGAAGACATGGGGGACAGATTCCTTGAAGGAAAACAAAAAGAAAGCAAACGCAGTGTTTTCTCTACTGAGTTTTTCCTTGTTGTCCTGCTCGTTGTCTCGACTTTTATATTACTGAACGGAGGTGCTCTTTCCTGGGTAGGACTTATCGGGTTTGGAGGATCAATCCTTATAACTCTCATTGCTCTATTGCGCAGAGACTGA
- a CDS encoding double-cubane-cluster-containing anaerobic reductase, producing MTHFEATCFETLDYIKNSYSARICQLEEEKKAGKKIVGTLCLFVPDEIIFAAGADRVILCGGKNDAVSIAEQYLPRNICPLIKSSFGSIVNNGYSGVKSCSHFGLVDMVVAENTCDSKKKTYELMGDYVPTYVLDLPQKPEGPAAVKYFLEELNKFKGIMEELTGNKVTVEQLKKEIISSNETRKLLHRLYDLRKREYPPISGLDMIKVMQKQYVLSAEDFKEALRTLINEAEQTRADSIAGSKDEFTHRPRIMISGCPMPGGSTKVPEIIENRGGLIVVEESCTGTRSFWDLVDENKDPMTALAERYIKIPCSCMTPNDRRIDNILELAREFKVDGVVNYTLQFCHGYNIERYKVQQALKNAGIPVLSIETDYSDSDVEQIGLRVDAFMEMLS from the coding sequence ATGACACATTTTGAAGCGACATGTTTTGAAACTCTTGATTATATTAAAAACTCATATAGTGCCCGGATCTGCCAGCTAGAAGAGGAAAAGAAAGCCGGAAAGAAGATAGTTGGCACTTTATGCCTGTTCGTACCTGATGAGATAATCTTTGCGGCAGGAGCAGACCGCGTTATACTCTGCGGGGGTAAGAATGATGCTGTGTCCATAGCTGAGCAGTACTTGCCAAGGAACATATGTCCACTTATCAAGTCTTCCTTTGGCTCGATCGTAAATAACGGTTATTCAGGTGTAAAATCCTGCTCTCACTTTGGTCTTGTAGATATGGTCGTCGCCGAGAATACATGCGATAGCAAAAAAAAGACTTATGAATTAATGGGAGACTATGTCCCGACTTATGTACTCGACCTCCCTCAGAAACCTGAGGGCCCTGCTGCCGTAAAATATTTTCTGGAAGAGCTTAACAAATTCAAAGGCATCATGGAAGAGCTGACAGGCAATAAGGTCACAGTCGAACAATTAAAGAAAGAAATAATCTCCTCGAACGAGACAAGAAAGCTGCTACACAGGCTCTATGACCTGCGAAAAAGAGAGTATCCCCCAATCAGCGGTTTAGATATGATAAAGGTCATGCAAAAGCAGTATGTTTTATCGGCAGAAGATTTTAAAGAAGCACTTCGGACCCTCATTAACGAAGCAGAGCAGACCAGGGCTGATTCCATTGCTGGTTCTAAGGATGAGTTTACTCACAGGCCCAGAATAATGATCTCAGGCTGCCCGATGCCGGGCGGGAGTACCAAAGTTCCGGAAATTATAGAGAACAGAGGTGGTTTAATTGTCGTGGAGGAAAGCTGTACGGGCACAAGATCGTTCTGGGACCTGGTAGACGAAAACAAAGATCCCATGACTGCGCTTGCCGAACGCTACATCAAAATACCATGTTCCTGCATGACTCCGAACGACAGGCGTATCGATAACATTCTGGAACTTGCAAGAGAGTTTAAAGTCGATGGTGTGGTGAACTATACCCTGCAGTTCTGCCACGGTTACAATATCGAGCGGTACAAGGTACAGCAAGCTCTGAAAAATGCCGGAATACCCGTACTTTCAATAGAAACGGACTACAGCGACTCGGATGTTGAGCAGATAGGACTTCGCGTGGATGCTTTTATGGAGATGCTTTCATGA